In Nocardia yunnanensis, one DNA window encodes the following:
- a CDS encoding MarR family winged helix-turn-helix transcriptional regulator: MVESTAVDPLQLDRQVCFALAVANRAVLAVYRPLLEPMGLTHPQYLVMLALWGEAPMSVKDIGEAIQLDSPTLSPLLKRLEAAGLITRRRDSHNERNLVVDLTDAGRELRREAERIPPAVVARLGVSLADLEELREVLGRVNAAARRSVLAEGEQSAKGTRK, translated from the coding sequence GTGGTGGAGTCGACGGCGGTGGATCCGCTCCAGCTGGACCGGCAGGTGTGTTTCGCGCTGGCGGTGGCGAATCGAGCGGTGCTGGCGGTGTATCGGCCGCTGCTGGAACCGATGGGGCTCACGCATCCGCAGTATCTGGTGATGCTGGCGCTGTGGGGTGAGGCGCCGATGTCGGTCAAGGACATCGGCGAGGCCATTCAGCTGGATTCGCCGACGCTCTCGCCGCTGCTCAAACGGCTCGAGGCGGCGGGGCTCATCACCCGCCGGCGCGACAGCCACAACGAACGCAATCTGGTCGTGGACCTGACCGATGCCGGGCGGGAGCTGCGCCGGGAGGCGGAGCGGATTCCGCCCGCGGTGGTGGCGCGGCTGGGGGTGAGCCTGGCCGACCTCGAGGAATTGCGGGAAGTGCTCGGGCGGGTCAACGCGGCCGCGCGGCGGTCGGTCCTGGCGGAGGGTGAGCAGTCGGCGAAGGGAACCCGGAAATGA
- a CDS encoding alpha/beta hydrolase: MTLSPEWQSFVDAAAAAFPALGTTVLDAADARAFLAARPAPAVEPIPVAGVEEWLVPGPEGAPQVPVRLYRPVDAEPVPAVVVFYHGGGFVLCDLDTHDRFCRTMANAAGVIVVSVDYRRAPGARFPAAAEDAYAVLRWVAEHAESLGGDPDRLAVAGDSAGGNLAAVAALTARDNGGPDLAFQLLLYPMLDPACDSRSYRDNAEGYFTTAAHLRWYWQQYLNSDAERSDPYANPSRADLTGLPPAYIATAEFDPLRDEGEEYGRRLRAAGVETQIQRWSGTVHGFMTMAWHLRETQRANDSAFTALRAALSRAPVR; the protein is encoded by the coding sequence ATGACCCTGTCGCCCGAATGGCAGAGCTTCGTCGACGCCGCCGCCGCGGCGTTCCCGGCGCTGGGCACCACGGTGCTCGACGCCGCCGACGCGCGGGCCTTCCTGGCCGCCCGCCCCGCCCCGGCGGTCGAACCGATTCCGGTTGCGGGAGTGGAGGAATGGCTGGTGCCCGGCCCCGAAGGGGCGCCGCAGGTGCCGGTGCGGCTGTACCGGCCGGTGGACGCCGAACCGGTGCCGGCGGTGGTGGTCTTCTATCACGGCGGCGGATTCGTGCTGTGCGACTTGGACACTCACGATCGCTTCTGCCGCACCATGGCCAATGCCGCCGGGGTGATCGTGGTCTCGGTCGACTACCGGCGCGCGCCCGGCGCACGCTTCCCGGCCGCCGCCGAGGACGCGTACGCGGTGCTGCGCTGGGTCGCCGAGCACGCCGAATCCCTGGGCGGCGACCCCGACCGGCTGGCCGTCGCCGGGGACAGCGCGGGCGGCAATCTCGCCGCGGTCGCCGCGCTCACCGCCCGCGACAACGGCGGGCCCGACCTCGCCTTCCAGCTGCTGCTGTACCCGATGCTGGATCCGGCCTGCGACAGTCGTTCCTATCGCGACAATGCCGAGGGCTACTTCACCACCGCGGCCCACCTGCGCTGGTACTGGCAGCAGTACCTGAACTCCGACGCCGAGCGGTCCGACCCCTACGCCAACCCCAGCCGCGCCGACCTGACCGGGCTGCCGCCGGCGTATATCGCCACCGCCGAATTCGATCCGCTGCGCGACGAGGGCGAGGAGTACGGGCGGCGACTGCGCGCGGCCGGGGTCGAGACGCAGATCCAGCGCTGGAGCGGCACCGTGCACGGGTTCATGACCATGGCCTGGCACCTGCGAGAAACCCAGCGCGCCAACGACTCCGCGTTCACGGCGCTGCGCGCCGCCCTGTCCCGCGCACCCGTCCGGTGA
- a CDS encoding DUF5313 family protein: MKRPNPVQWLGYSCGRVLPAELHEWVRNDLTGTWAVPRHIVRQMVPLVPVFALAFLLPGELWLKLAVILLGVLLALFYIVAYMPMNRAHRLVKHGFPEGLENPARAARRAAERAAYEAQHPH; encoded by the coding sequence ATGAAGCGCCCCAACCCCGTTCAGTGGCTCGGCTACTCCTGCGGCCGGGTGCTGCCCGCGGAGCTGCACGAGTGGGTCCGCAACGATCTCACCGGGACCTGGGCGGTGCCGCGGCACATCGTGCGCCAAATGGTGCCGCTGGTACCGGTTTTCGCGCTGGCGTTCCTGCTGCCCGGCGAGCTCTGGCTGAAACTGGCGGTGATCCTGCTGGGCGTGCTGCTGGCGCTGTTCTACATCGTCGCCTACATGCCGATGAACCGTGCGCACCGGTTGGTGAAACACGGCTTCCCGGAGGGCCTGGAGAACCCGGCCCGCGCCGCCCGCCGGGCCGCCGAACGCGCCGCCTACGAGGCCCAGCACCCGCACTGA
- a CDS encoding SDR family NAD(P)-dependent oxidoreductase, producing the protein MADLTGKVALITGAARGQGAAEARLFVERGAQVVVTDVLEAEGKELADSLGEAARFVRHDVTDADSWDAAVAVAVDAFGTLDVLVNNAAIYIMKPLTETTPEELERILRVNLVGAFRGIKAVLPAMTAAGGGSIVNISSQAGLEGLMNHSAYGSSKWGLRGLSKISALELGPAGIRVNSVHPGPIATPMVPYLTTGPGSFPTLPLERTGLPEEVAELVAFLASDASAYITGAEVTVDGGLAAGKFIPRNMQ; encoded by the coding sequence ATGGCTGATCTGACCGGCAAAGTCGCCCTGATCACCGGCGCCGCCCGCGGCCAGGGCGCGGCGGAGGCGCGACTGTTCGTCGAGCGCGGCGCGCAGGTGGTCGTCACCGACGTGCTCGAGGCCGAGGGCAAGGAACTCGCCGATTCCCTCGGCGAGGCAGCGCGTTTCGTGCGCCACGACGTCACCGACGCCGACAGCTGGGACGCCGCCGTCGCGGTCGCCGTGGACGCCTTCGGCACGCTGGACGTGCTGGTGAACAATGCCGCCATCTACATCATGAAGCCGCTCACCGAGACCACCCCCGAAGAGCTGGAACGGATTCTGCGGGTCAACCTGGTCGGCGCGTTCCGCGGCATCAAGGCGGTGCTGCCCGCCATGACCGCGGCCGGCGGCGGCTCCATCGTGAACATCTCCTCGCAGGCCGGGCTCGAAGGCCTGATGAACCACTCCGCCTACGGCTCGTCCAAATGGGGTCTGCGCGGCCTGTCGAAGATCTCGGCACTGGAGCTCGGCCCGGCTGGAATCCGGGTCAACTCGGTGCATCCCGGCCCCATCGCCACCCCGATGGTGCCGTACCTGACCACCGGCCCGGGCAGCTTCCCCACCCTGCCGCTGGAGCGCACCGGCCTGCCCGAGGAGGTCGCCGAACTGGTCGCCTTCCTGGCCTCGGACGCCTCGGCGTACATCACCGGCGCGGAGGTGACGGTCGACGGCGGGCTCGCCGCCGGCAAGTTCATTCCGCGAAACATGCAGTAG
- a CDS encoding nuclear transport factor 2 family protein, translating to MSTPVETPRDLVERLFLGLPSRDADRFAALLAPDVVFEIPFPIPGEPTRIEGRERVREYLASRWSGTSGVQVHGIRPDIHETTDPEVFVVENDVDVTRPSGERGWFRSSVNVIRVRDGLVTLFRDYMDTGRILALRQAAQG from the coding sequence ATGTCCACGCCCGTAGAAACCCCTCGTGACCTCGTCGAACGACTCTTCTTGGGGCTGCCGTCCCGGGACGCGGACCGGTTCGCCGCCTTGCTCGCCCCGGATGTCGTCTTCGAGATCCCCTTCCCGATTCCGGGCGAGCCGACCCGCATCGAGGGCCGGGAGCGGGTCCGGGAGTACCTCGCGTCGCGCTGGTCGGGGACGTCCGGGGTACAGGTCCACGGCATCCGCCCGGATATTCACGAGACCACCGATCCGGAGGTGTTCGTGGTCGAGAACGACGTCGACGTCACCCGCCCGAGCGGGGAGCGCGGCTGGTTTCGCAGCTCCGTCAACGTGATTCGGGTGCGCGACGGCCTGGTCACGCTGTTTCGCGACTACATGGACACCGGGCGGATCCTGGCGCTGCGGCAGGCGGCGCAGGGCTGA
- a CDS encoding DUF4189 domain-containing protein — protein sequence MTGTALAALTLAAAVAGAADAAPQYYGTLAISRLENAAVAETDTSKVAADAAAIRSCANYDCEIVARFTDGCGAIAQGADGGWGWALGASRDEAEQNALLGLGQSAPPFPDLGSAQPVAAHIVTSTCTPNAQ from the coding sequence GTGACAGGCACCGCTCTCGCGGCCCTGACCCTGGCCGCCGCGGTCGCCGGGGCCGCGGACGCCGCACCCCAGTACTACGGCACCCTGGCCATCTCGCGCCTCGAGAACGCCGCCGTCGCCGAGACCGACACCAGCAAGGTCGCCGCCGACGCCGCCGCGATTCGCAGCTGCGCCAACTACGACTGCGAGATCGTGGCCCGCTTCACCGACGGCTGCGGCGCGATCGCGCAGGGCGCGGACGGCGGCTGGGGCTGGGCGCTGGGCGCCAGCCGCGACGAAGCCGAGCAGAACGCCCTGCTGGGCCTGGGCCAGAGCGCACCGCCCTTCCCCGACCTCGGCAGCGCCCAACCCGTCGCCGCCCACATCGTCACCAGCACCTGCACCCCGAACGCGCAGTAG
- a CDS encoding TetR/AcrR family transcriptional regulator, protein MTERPLRADARRNRERVLAAAQEAFAAEGISVPLDEIARRAGVGAGTVYRHFPTKEALFEAAILDQVEKITAHARELTEARDPGTVFFEFLEKLVLQGGVKRDLADALRTGRGEYPRTVSDDLKQALAILLSRAQQAGAVRPEISVEDLLTIIKGIFLAVHEAGADPGLRDRTFAVIADGLRRR, encoded by the coding sequence GTGACCGAACGACCCCTGCGCGCCGACGCCCGCCGCAATCGCGAGCGGGTGCTGGCGGCCGCCCAGGAAGCCTTTGCGGCCGAAGGCATTTCGGTGCCGCTCGACGAGATCGCGCGCCGGGCCGGGGTGGGCGCGGGCACGGTGTATCGCCACTTCCCCACCAAGGAAGCACTTTTCGAGGCCGCCATCCTCGATCAGGTCGAGAAGATCACCGCCCACGCCCGCGAACTGACCGAGGCGCGGGATCCGGGGACGGTGTTCTTCGAATTCCTCGAAAAGCTCGTCCTGCAGGGCGGCGTCAAACGCGATCTGGCCGACGCGTTGCGCACCGGCCGCGGGGAATATCCGCGCACGGTCTCCGACGACCTCAAACAGGCGCTGGCCATTCTGCTTTCCCGCGCCCAGCAGGCGGGGGCGGTCCGGCCGGAGATCAGCGTCGAGGATTTGCTCACCATCATCAAGGGCATATTCCTCGCCGTGCACGAAGCCGGGGCCGATCCCGGATTGCGCGACCGCACCTTCGCCGTGATCGCCGACGGCCTCCGACGACGGTGA